In Nakaseomyces glabratus chromosome A, complete sequence, the DNA window AGCAAGAAAAGTAACACAATCAGAAATGGACAGAGTTTCAAACTCTACCGGAGACAAGATACTGTTCGATAAATTGTTTGTGCTAAACACTTACAACGCAGGATCCCctttcaattttaacaGGGCTGGATCCATCACTACATTGAACAAGACAGAGAAGGCTAAAGAGGCCAAATCAGAACAGAATTCTACAACTGAAGTGGATGAGTTTTCTAAGACTTTGAAAGATATTAGAAGGGctaaagaagaagctgtGGACCCAGAGTTGGCATACATCCCATTATTGGCTATAGATTCTTCACCAAAGGCTTGGCTGCATAACTACGGTGCATTTGGTAAGAGACAGTACTTAGAAAATGTGTGGGAGGCCACAGAATGGAAAGTAGTTGAAAGTAGACTTGCTGGTTTGACTAGATCCTTGGACTCTAGTATTTAAGCTTGTTATCTCCCTTCgttttctcttttctaATTCCAAACTATGAAAATATTCGCGGTTCCAATTAACCATGCCATTTCATTTCCCGTTAagtaaatatatatttgaactTTAGGCAAAATGTATTCTACCTGTATATAAATGTATCAcataaatttattatagTACCCGCCTACAGCATTAAATGCCATGATTAcgagaaaaagaaatattatcaaaactATTTAATCAAAAGTACAGTAAAAAAATGGTAattaaaagataataatttatagttcagaaagaaaaaaacagaTAGAGTCCCTATGAAAAATAGAATACAATGAATAATCAAAAGTTAATGCAACAGCACTTTTGCCCTGGGTATtaggaagaaaaatattaaaaataaacataATAACGGAATTTGAAATGACGAAGTAAAAGTAAAACACCCATGAGATGTTCGGTTTCCAGTTTATTTTCTGCCAACTTTCAAACTACGTACTCTTTTCATAAACTTACTGCCTGAAGATTTCTTTAGTGATGATGTTGGAAGTCCCAGGTAtacatcttcttcatcgtcgTCAGCATGGGAGGAGTTATGTCTGGCCTGGTGAGGTCTCTCTTCTGTAGGTCCACTCCGTGTTCTGGACAAGCCTGCGCCTTTGTAACTATCTGATCTCGATGGGCGACTACTATCTGAGCCTATCCCCAGTCTCTGTGACAGCGATTTATGCCTCTGAACACCAGAACGGTTTGTGTGTGAGTGCTGCTTTATGTCCTGTCTTATAGCAGCTGCAGAAGCTGGAGCACCATCTAGGAAAGTAGTAGATCCCAGACCTACAGTGGTTGGGCCGTGTATCTTCTCCGTTTTACTCTTGATATCCATCTGCTTGATATCACCGACGTTAGGTTTGATTGCGTCCTTGGTGTTAACCGATGTGGTGCTGCCTGCTACCTGGCCGCTAATTCTATATAAATCGTTATCGTCGTCATCCTCCTCGACACCAAACACCTCGTTCATTGCTGACTTCTTAGATGTGACACCACCAATAGTGCTGTTTGGCCCGTCCGCTGGGAACGCCAGCACTGGCGCAGCTTTCGTGTTCTTGTTTCTGTGTGGTGTGACTGCATCAAAGGGTCCGTCATGGTGGAAGGACCCACCGAAGAGACCCGTGACGTCTAGCTTGTCGATGGTATCCACGTTCTTGGGCGTGGCAACTTtgttcttcctcttctctttcttcgCCGGCGAGCTGTTGTCTTGGTGACGGCGGTGGCTGTGGTGGCGATGCGGAGCCCTCTCTGCACTTCTGCTGTACTCCTCGCGGTGCCCGCTGCTCCGAGAGTGCTCCCGGTGCACATTACCGCTGTAAGACTCCTTCTCGCGAGGGTATCCCTTGCCTCTGCCGCCAGCAACCTCCTCGTACGAGGGAGGCAGGTCCCTCCTGTGCGAAGGACGCTCCTCACGCTCGCGATCCCGCTGGTACTTCTGCCTCAACTGCTCCTTCTCCTCCTCTGCACTCAAGGCCTTGCCATACCCCTGTGGTGGGGAGTGCACTGGCTGCACTGGCTGCACCGGCGCACCCATATGACCCGAGTCGTGCATATCCCCGTCATCCAGAAACGGGTTAGTATTCTGCCTAACGGGCACTGGCTTCTCCGCCATGCCCAGCGGCGGCGACACGCTGCCGCCGCGGGATGGCGACGTGTTCCCGCGCACCCACTCCTGGTACTGCTGGTCGTGCTGGTACCTCGTCTCCATCCCCGCACTCCTGAACGGATTGTTCACACTGAACGGTCTGCCTGTCATCGTATGTGTTCCTGGGGACCCTCCATATGCCAAACAACAGCTCCGATCCAACACCCTGGcctttatatacaaaaGTTGATCCCCAGCCTCAGGAGCCcaaactgaaaatatttttcGCCGAAATTTTTCGTGTCACAATTACCCGGACTTTTATACAGCATAGCCTTCTATATTCTCATATTCTCATATTGTCTATTCTATATTCTTATATTCTCTGTTCTCTGTTCTATATTCTTATGTTCTCTATTCTATTTCTGCAAACTATATCATAACGTATCATAACATATTAGATTCGGTGCAATGCTCGCTTATGGAGTCATTGCGACGCTACTCGAATGCGGGTACCCTGGGTTGTGGGTACCCGGGTGTGGTTGCCGAATGCAATGTAGATTATATCACCATGGAGCCCAGGAGCACGCATGCGGTACCCAGGAGGGATACCAGCCAGGCTGGAGATGTGTGCTGCGCTGTGTTCCTGCGCGACGTCGAGCTGGTGGACGCCAGCGAGTCGTTCCAACCCAGGGTGCCCGAGAGCGAGAAGCTGTCGAACTGTGTAGAGGTCTGCAGCTTCGTAGTGGTGCGCGATGTGTCGTAGAATGACCTCCCATCGCCCGCTATCACGCCGCCAGGGTACACCGTGCCGGCTATCTGGCCCGGTATGCTGGTGATGCGGCTGCCGACCTTCGACGGGTACAGCTGCATCGAGTCGTACGCGGAGTCGCTCTCGTAAGTAGCATACGGTATGTAGCCCGAGGTCATCGACGAAGGGACTGTGCTGAATGTAGCCACTGAAGTCTTGTTCAAGGAATCAGTGAACGTGACGATACTCGCCTGCCTGGTAATTATCTCCTTGCGCTCCCCAGACTTGAAGTTGGCCGCTTGGCCCATCGCTACTCCCTTGCCCTCCAGGTCAACGGCCAAGTATGCGTTCTTCATGAACGCCTGGCCCAGCACGTTGTACCCGGTGAATGTGTTAGGGTACAGTTGCAGCACACAGGCCTCCTGGCCTGTGTTGAAATGCAGTGTGGTGTTTGTGCTCTGGTCGTGCGTCGACGCGAGCAGGTCGCTGAGCGGCACCTTGATGGTCAGGTCTCCGAACGAGAAGTCCACCGTGGCACCACTCGACGCTACATCGCACGACACCAGCCACAGGTCGAGCGACTCCACATACACCGCCGCTATCTGTATAGCTATCTGTATAATCGCCTTAGTAGGTAGGTAGCTCAGCGCGAAACTGGGGTCCAGCAGCACCGGCGCACTGAAGCCATCCGTAGTGACATTGAGGCTCCTGCCCGAGCTGGACGTTATATAGATTGGTCCCATAGGCACCACAGGGTAGCCGTATGCGACTTTGCCCGTCTGCGGGTGTATGTATGGGATCATGTCGAATTTCCTGAACTCGCCCTCCACCAAGTTGGGGTCCACCGCACCGAATATCAGATACCCGGCCTCGTTGGCGTCACTGGTGTCTGCGAATCCGTTCCTCTTCTGGCTCCCCAGCCACAACGAATAGGAACTACTGTTTATCAGGCGTGCCTCTTTCAACGCATCCAGGAAGAAGAACGAGTGGTTGATGAAGTCGCCTTCCAGCTCGGTGTCCGAGTTCAGAGTCCCACCCAGACCTAGAGACCCGTACAGGTAACCAGACGAGTAGTCAGCGTTGAAGAACGACAGGTTCTGCACCGTCAGAGTGTGGTTCCTGAAACTCACACCGCTGTCCACGCCCGACACGTTCAGCGACGAGCTCACGTTCATCAGCCGCATCACATCCATGTACCGCGTACCGTTCAGCGAAATACCGTCTATGAAGTTGATGCTATACTTGTCGCCACCAGTGCTCGACGTCCGCGACTCCTGCGGGTAGTACAGCGGACCCGACAGGCACCCGCTGTCCAGCCTGTTGCACTGCGAGTCCGCATCCCCAGAAACAACCCACACATAGGGCTGCGCCAGCCCCAGCCCAAGCTGCTGCCACTGGCCGGGAGTACCCAGCGTCGCATTCACATAGTACATACCATCGCGTGTGAGCCCCACCGGTATGTTAGGAAACCGCAAGTCCGACTTGAAATATTGCTCCAGCGGAACCTCGCTGGAGTTGCTAGCAAACACATACTGCACTAACAGCAAAAGAAACAGCATCGTACGCGTAGCCATTACCTGTTGTACCTGTTAACCTGTTGTACCTGTTGTACCTGTGGCCAAGAATATCCACTTGCTCTTATATATTCTCTTATCTGCAAAAGTTTGTCACTGATGACCTGCAAGCAAAAATACGTCATTCTGCTGATCGCAACCCCGGGGGGGGGGCAGCCAAGCCATCTAGTACCACACTTCAGCGCGTATACCAGATGGCTTGCTGTAGCGTTCATGTATATGGGGTGTGGAGGGAGTGAACAATACACTTTCAATACACACATACCTGATTTTGGAGTTACCGCTAGTGATTCCCTGTTTTATCCCCGTACACCAACAAATAATATGCTTCTGTAGCTCAGTCGGAAGAGCGTCAGTCTCATAATCTGAAGGTCGAGAGTTCGAACCTCCCCAGGagcattttcttttttgccATCTGTATGCACGTATGCACTACACTGCCCTCCAAACTGCCCTCTACAGTGTGCTCTCAACATGCACTGCTCTATCTTTTCTGTTACTTGTATTATAAGAATATGTATACCTGCGTTACGCAAATGATTATTTACTCTGTTTCCTGCCTGAAGCGGCCCGGTGCTATACACTCTGCATCAGTTCCTTCACGTCCTCCACGAGCTCCGCACACTCCTCCGTCGGCTCTTCCTCGATGATGCTATCGAGCTTGTCGTCCTCCAGCAGATCGTGGTTGAAATGGTGTGGCAGGGACCAGCCTTGTTGCAAAACGAGCTCCACGAGCCCGTGGTGTCTGACATCAAACCCGCTCTCTAGTATCCGGGTGTACCACTCAAACGCTTGCTCTGGCTCGTTCATCTGCAGCAGTCGCTTGACCATCGTGTAGCATATCTGGAAACTCAACGGCACGTTGTACCGCTGCATCAACTGCAGCAACGCGTGCAACTGCTGCGTGGTGACAGTGCCGTTGTCGTAGATCACCATGGAGAAGGGACACTTCTTCGCGGTATTCTTGACGCTCTGCACCATGCTTTCCCGCCCATAGAAGTCCACCAGCACCTCATACGCGAGCTTGTCGTCCCTCAGCCGGTACCGGATGTGGTACAGGATAACGTTCAGGACACCCGTGTCGAACTTCCATCCTCGCAGCTTGTGCTTGTTCTGCTCGCAGAACTGCACGTAGTGGGAGTACAGGTCGATGCAGCAGTGCCTGAACTTATCGGGACTCATCACACTCGAGCTATATGACAGAAACACGCGGTACAGCTCCGTCAGCAGCACAACGTCAACGCGCTTCATGGCCTTCAACGCAGAGACGCTGTTCGCTTTCTCAAACTTGTCTCTGTCCTCTTGCAGCGACTTGGGATCGATCTTGCCGGGCTCGCCGTGCACTATGTACCGCCACAGCCCCAGCTCGTTGAGCAACTCCGGGAACTTCGTGCCCTTCGCCGTGGTCAGCAGGAACTTGAGCATCAGCGTAGGGTCGTTGAAAGTCCGTATCGTCGACGCAACTGTGCTGGTCAAGTAAGCATTGAACACTTTGCTCCGGGACTTGGTCTGCAGCGCGGGCAGCAGCTCGAATATGAGGTCCGGGGAGTTGTTCTTGCGGAGCATCTGCACGAACAAGTGCACGGGCTTCAGCAGCGCCTGCTGGACCTCCGCGCTGTCCGAGTTCTGCAGCGTGCTGCTCTTGATGTACTCGACCTCGTTCTTGAACGTGCGCAGGAACATCGGTACGTTGCCTTCCATCAGCAGGTAGTAGAGCAGCGAGTTGTTGAACTTTATGTACATGAGCTCAGCGTCCTGCACCGTGCGCGTCCTGTCCGTGGCCAGCTCCGACATCTTCCTCGTCAGCGCAGCCAGGTAGAACTTGACGTACCGGAAGTCCCGGCGCGCGATGAGCCTGTCGAATATCTGCAGCATCATGTCGAAGGTGTAGAGCCTGTGGAACTTCTCGAAAAACACCTGCTGGTTCTCCTCGTTGATCAGGAATATCTGGAACGTCGCCAGTTGGAACTCCACCTCGGAGCCCGTCAGCAGCTTGTTGAAGAACCGCGTGGCATGCGCCAGGTGCACACCGTGCTTGATCAGAAAGTGGTAGTGCGAGTAGAACTTGCTCCCACGCACATGCGTGTTAAACCACCGGTGTACGTGGCTATCCAGCGCCAACACCCGGCCTCCACCAGTAGCAGTAGcagtagttgtagttgtagcAGTAGTTGTAGCTGTAGCAGTCTTAGACCCCGTAGCACTGATCAACTTGTACAGCCGCTGCAACTTCTCGCCGTTGGCCACAGACCTGTCCTGCACCACCCGCAGCAGCTGGCTGTTCACACGTCCCATCATCGCTGCCCGTCTAGCCTCCCCAGCACTCTTGATGGCCAATATTTGCGAAGTCGCTTGATATACTTCGATGAGGGATGTGCCGCTGCACGTCACAggtgaaaaaataaacaaggCCAATTTTAAAAAGTGGATTCGAATGAGGGACTATATAATTAGCTGTGAGCTCTGGACCAGGGACCCAATGCAGAAGATCAGTGTTGCGTCTATGCTGAAACCTGTGCGGCTGCACACAGTGCGGGAGGAAGCGGTAGCGGGAGCTGAAGCAAAAGCCAAAGTGGGAGCTAAAACGGGAGCTAAAATGGGAGCTAAAACGGGAGCTAAATCAGGACTGGAAGCTGATACGGCAGCTGGGGAGACACTGGACGCTGGCGCGTCCAGTGAGGTGCTGCAGCTGCATGTGCCTCGGTCGCGGTCGCACTCGCAGTCGATATCCAAGAGCAACAGTGTGATCTCTGGCAGCAGCTACTCTAGTGCTGGGCGGATAATCGGTGTGAACTCGGCGAGGAGGCCGAGCGATAACCTGATGCTGCAGATCAGTGCGCACTCAGACGGGGACTCAGACGATGAAGCCGGCGGAGACACGCCGTCGAAGGCGGCTGAGACACATGCGAATGCGGTACCGAAGCCCGTTAGGCCCACCTCAGACAATTCCATTAGATCGAACGACACCGCGCTGTTCTCAGCGAACCCCACAGACTCCTCTAACGGATCTGCCTCTGATAGCGATTACGACGAGCAGCACGACACCTCGATGGTTTCCGGCAAGAGCGCCACTACGATGATGAGCCCGAGCCTCGCGCTGTCAATTGGCAGCGGTATGACCAGGTCAGATGTGATCACGCCGAACAAGTACAGCAACCTGGACTCGGGGTCCCTTGGGATTGCGGAAACACCGAAGGCTAGGTACATTTTCTCCAACGTCAACAGGAACAGATCGCAGTCCTCGATCAAGAGCTCAGAGAACTCTTCCCCATTGAGGTTCGTCGATGGACCGAACCAGAGACGTACTCTCCCAGGTGCCTCAAACACGTACTTGCACTCCAACAGTACCTCGGCTATCCTACCAACTAGTAGAGCCATGACACCCTCACACAGATATAGACTTCGCAAGGAGATGAGAGATGTCGCTCTAAAGAAATCCATAAAACAGAAAGAGAAATTTTACGAAGAACAGGATTCTAATCTAGACTTGAAAGACGATAATGTCGATGCTTCTTTGATATGGAACATTCCGATGGCTTCATACTCAACCAGCTCTTTCCTTAACACCACCGATTCTAAACATAAGGATACGAACATAAAAGTCACTTCACCGGAGAATAATAGAGTaattaataacaaaattgaGCGCCAGGATCGCCGCTTCCCTCAGAAAAACCAAGTGCATTCGAGAAGCCAGCCCAACCTACCCAGATTACAACAGAGGCCCATGAAGCGACCTgttcatcaacaacaacaacctATCACTTGTTTCGAGGACATTCCAGCTACTCCAATTCCAGGTGTCTCAAATGTCACAGATACAGAATTCATCCAGGATACCATACAAAACTTATCTTCAGTGTACTTACACTCCCAGGAAATGAAGTCTCGTGGCCAATTGGAGAAAAGACAATCTTCAACCCAATACTTACCTTTGAACGTCAAAGAAATGAGTGATTTGGGGATGGAAGACCTTGTGCTAGTGTCTGACAAAAAACTGGAAGCTGTGAGCTCATCCAGACCAACTTATCTGCCACCAAAATCAACTAAGGAGAAGCAAATGCACGAACATGAAATATCGAAGTACATGAAGATGGCATCAGATGAACAAATTCAGAGGAAAATATCACAGACTAAACACATGGAAGAGGACAAAGCAAACCACGAAAGATATGCTCATTTATTGCAAAGAGGTATCACAAGAAAATCTTCTTTGTTTGACTtaagaaaaatttcatgGAAGACAGCCATAAGTGATGAACTCAGATGCTCTATTTATCATACTATTTTGGAAAGTGATGCCCAATTAGTATCATCAAAGTACTTGGagaattttgattatttgaACAGCATTCTGGATCAGATGGATTTCCCAACTGATAAAGAAAGTGAAATTAAGCAGATAATCGAGAAGAATATTACGACCAAAATCGGATACTCTTCAGTTAAAGACAAAGAATTGACATTGTTACTGAAATTGAAGTCGATCTCCAAGCAGGGGCTTATGGTTGGTGATGCTCAACTTTTCCATAACTTCTTGAATTGCAAATCTTTTAAAACTTTGAAGGACATTTGGGAGATAGCCAATCTGATTCAACTGACTTGTTTCAACGACACATGCAAAGACAAGTTTGACAGCCGTATTATTGACCCTCGTGGTATCACAGCTAGAATTCTGCATAGTCCAAGTTTCAAAGCAGAGATGACTAGCTCAATTATGAATTTCAACACCTGGTGGAACATTATGTCCCGCATTGACAACAACCTATTTATGTGGATCATGGATATTATTGTAATTGAAAATTGCCAATGCTTCACCAACAAGCAGATTAACAAAGACCAGCTGAGAGATAAGAATTGGGATTACTATGTAAACAAATACGTTGTTGTTAACTACAAGATCCTGGCCTCGCTAGCAGCTTCTGTTCTACTGGACTACCATTTTGGGTTCAACGACCTAAAACATCTGGAACGCATTGACAAAAAATTCTGTATACCACTCTACTCTGAGGACACCGAATGCAACATCATCAATAGCTCATTCATCAAGAAATGGCACCACCAGTACAAAAAATACTAGCATAATGAACCTCTACTGAATTCATGAAACTTTATTCAATCTTTCTTACCTATTCATTATAATTGCATATTACACCCACCCAAATTATACATTCACGACCCCAACTTGCAAGCAAGCAAACCTATTGACGATATATAACAAGTAAATACAATTGCTCTTTTATCAGATATAGAAATATAACGTCCATTCTACTATCCAGCTAAGACTTCATTCCTTGAGTCACCTCATACAAATTTTGCAAAATCGCACTGCAAAAAGAAGCAGCAAACTCATCAATTAACATAGTTATTAATGGTAGTACATTTCATTACGAACCCCAGTAACTGTTCATTGCTTATGCTCATAGTTAACATAAGAATAGAATTAGTGAGTGAGTTTGTCCTGTGAAAGAATACAACTGCgtttatattttgaactAAAGAACTGTTTTGCCGATGTCATGCGCAAGGTCCCTTTGGCCTTTCATTTCTAATATCAACGGCTCAGTGTCGTTTCTGAGTTCATTTGTTTCTCTGTTTCCTCAGATTATAGAGACCTATAAGGATAAGACAGTAGAAGGTTTATCCCCGTTGTTTCTTATGTGCTGGCTTAGTGGAGATATCACATCTCTTATCGGTGCTCTAATGACGGGACAACTGAAGTTTCAAATAGCGCTGGCTATATATTTCCTCTTTAACGATCTGTTTGTGTGTTGCCAGTACTATTACTACGGTGTCTTACATGAGAACAAGTTGGCCACTGTTGGACATGAAACTGTCCCTGTCATATCGTCCTTGATCGATGATGGCATAATTACTGTTGATGAAAACGGCCTGCAGAACACAGACTCAAGGCCCGAGACCAACATGGAAGGTAGTAGGCTCAGCAACTCTAGCATATACAGTGGTAGTAGGGCCACTAGATCTCTTCTGGCTAACGCCCTAGTCTCTGTTAAGAGCAGCAATGCACAACAAATACTATCCAGCCTGCAAGTGCCACCAAATGCACCATACCCAGGCCATACAGGTCGTGGCCAGATGGGGGTTACATTGTCATGGCTGGGTGCCTCTTTCTATGTTGGTGCCAGAATCCCACAGTTGATCAAGAACTATCAGAGAAAGTCCACAGATGGGTTGTCACCTTTCCTGTTCGCTACCACTCTACTGGGGAACATTACTTACAACATAAGCATTTTTACAAGTTGCAATTTCCTGGACACCGAGGACAAGATGGCATTCATATTCAACGAGCTGCCGTTTATTTTTGGCAGCGCAGGCACAGTTGCATTCGACCTGATATATTTCTACCAGTACTATGTACTCTACTCTAGGGACAACAAGCTGAGAGAACTGGAAAGGGAGATATACGACAATAACGAAGACGAAACCACACCATTGATAGATTAGCATTACACTTCCACAACCGGTTTTCTGCATTACTTGAAGCCCCATAactcttttattttttatatatccTTTCTTTAAATGCACaactaataaaataaaaaggtattttattattattgcaGACCGCAAATGTATTGACAACAGAAGTACAACTCTAATGAAGCCAATACAGACTATTTAATATGTACTTATTGCTCTGACTGCGATATTATCACTCGTAAGTCATCTGATCCACACCCACAGTAATTCCGACTGATTCGGATGCCTCGAAGAATCCATCTGATACGCAATGAGCATTGAGAAAGCTATAAGAGTATAGCACCCCAATGGTTTCGTGATGACTCTTGCTTTTGCAATTTATTAAAGTTTCGTACTGGAAAGAAGCCTATCAACACATATCCACCGTGTCGTCCACAATATTTAAAAGGTTTGCTAGCAAGATGCCTCACAACAGAGTTACTATTATTGGTTCTGGTCCAGCTGCCCACACAGCTGCCATCTACTTGGCCAGAGCTGAGATGAAACCTACTTTGTATGAAGGTATGCTTGCCAATGGTATCGCTGCCGGTGGCCAATTGACCACCACTACTGAAATCGAGAACTTCCCAGGTTTCCCAGAAGGTCTAACAGGTACTGAGTTGATGGACAGAATGAGAGCTCAATCTACTAAGTTTGGTACCAACATCATCACTGAGACCATCTCCAAAGTGGACCTATCTGCTAAGCCATTTAAGCTATGGACTGAGTTCAACGAAGATGGCGAACCAATTACCACTGATGCCATTGTGATGGCCACTGGTGCATCTGCCAAGAGATTAGACTTGCCAGGTGAAGACAAGTACTGGCAACAAGGTATTTCCGCATGTGCTGTCTGTGACGGTGC includes these proteins:
- the PAL1 gene encoding Pal1p (CAGL0A02409g~Ortholog(s) have cell cortex, cellular bud neck, cellular bud tip, mating projection tip localization); amino-acid sequence: MTGRPFSVNNPFRSAGMETRYQHDQQYQEWVRGNTSPSRGGSVSPPLGMAEKPVPVRQNTNPFLDDGDMHDSGHMGAPVQPVQPVHSPPQGYGKALSAEEEKEQLRQKYQRDREREERPSHRRDLPPSYEEVAGGRGKGYPREKESYSGNVHREHSRSSGHREEYSRSAERAPHRHHSHRRHQDNSSPAKKEKRKNKVATPKNVDTIDKLDVTGLFGGSFHHDGPFDAVTPHRNKNTKAAPVLAFPADGPNSTIGGVTSKKSAMNEVFGVEEDDDDNDLYRISGQVAGSTTSVNTKDAIKPNVGDIKQMDIKSKTEKIHGPTTVGLGSTTFLDGAPASAAAIRQDIKQHSHTNRSGVQRHKSLSQRLGIGSDSSRPSRSDSYKGAGLSRTRSGPTEERPHQARHNSSHADDDEEDVYLGLPTSSLKKSSGSKFMKRVRSLKVGRK
- the YPS7 gene encoding putative aspartic endopeptidase (CAGL0A02431g~Putative aspartic protease; predicted GPI-anchor; expression induced at high temperature), whose amino-acid sequence is MATRTMLFLLLLVQYVFASNSSEVPLEQYFKSDLRFPNIPVGLTRDGMYYVNATLGTPGQWQQLGLGLAQPYVWVVSGDADSQCNRLDSGCLSGPLYYPQESRTSSTGGDKYSINFIDGISLNGTRYMDVMRLMNVSSSLNVSGVDSGVSFRNHTLTVQNLSFFNADYSSGYLYGSLGLGGTLNSDTELEGDFINHSFFFLDALKEARLINSSSYSLWLGSQKRNGFADTSDANEAGYLIFGAVDPNLVEGEFRKFDMIPYIHPQTGKVAYGYPVVPMGPIYITSSSGRSLNVTTDGFSAPVLLDPSFALSYLPTKAIIQIAIQIAAVYVESLDLWLVSCDVASSGATVDFSFGDLTIKVPLSDLLASTHDQSTNTTLHFNTGQEACVLQLYPNTFTGYNVLGQAFMKNAYLAVDLEGKGVAMGQAANFKSGERKEIITRQASIVTFTDSLNKTSVATFSTVPSSMTSGYIPYATYESDSAYDSMQLYPSKVGSRITSIPGQIAGTVYPGGVIAGDGRSFYDTSRTTTKLQTSTQFDSFSLSGTLGWNDSLASTSSTSRRNTAQHTSPAWLVSLLGTACVLLGSMVI
- the ATP22 gene encoding Atp22p (CAGL0A02475g~Ortholog(s) have translation regulator activity, role in positive regulation of mitochondrial translation, proton-transporting ATP synthase complex biogenesis and mitochondrial inner membrane localization) — its product is MMGRVNSQLLRVVQDRSVANGEKLQRLYKLISATGSKTATATTTATTTTTATATGGGRVLALDSHVHRWFNTHVRGSKFYSHYHFLIKHGVHLAHATRFFNKLLTGSEVEFQLATFQIFLINEENQQVFFEKFHRLYTFDMMLQIFDRLIARRDFRYVKFYLAALTRKMSELATDRTRTVQDAELMYIKFNNSLLYYLLMEGNVPMFLRTFKNEVEYIKSSTLQNSDSAEVQQALLKPVHLFVQMLRKNNSPDLIFELLPALQTKSRSKVFNAYLTSTVASTIRTFNDPTLMLKFLLTTAKGTKFPELLNELGLWRYIVHGEPGKIDPKSLQEDRDKFEKANSVSALKAMKRVDVVLLTELYRVFLSYSSSVMSPDKFRHCCIDLYSHYVQFCEQNKHKLRGWKFDTGVLNVILYHIRYRLRDDKLAYEVLVDFYGRESMVQSVKNTAKKCPFSMVIYDNGTVTTQQLHALLQLMQRYNVPLSFQICYTMVKRLLQMNEPEQAFEWYTRILESGFDVRHHGLVELVLQQGWSLPHHFNHDLLEDDKLDSIIEEEPTEECAELVEDVKELMQSV
- the SBE2 gene encoding Sbe2p (CAGL0A02486g~Ortholog(s) have role in fungal-type cell wall organization and Golgi apparatus localization); this encodes MQKISVASMLKPVRLHTVREEAVAGAEAKAKVGAKTGAKMGAKTGAKSGLEADTAAGETLDAGASSEVLQLHVPRSRSHSQSISKSNSVISGSSYSSAGRIIGVNSARRPSDNLMLQISAHSDGDSDDEAGGDTPSKAAETHANAVPKPVRPTSDNSIRSNDTALFSANPTDSSNGSASDSDYDEQHDTSMVSGKSATTMMSPSLALSIGSGMTRSDVITPNKYSNLDSGSLGIAETPKARYIFSNVNRNRSQSSIKSSENSSPLRFVDGPNQRRTLPGASNTYLHSNSTSAILPTSRAMTPSHRYRLRKEMRDVALKKSIKQKEKFYEEQDSNLDLKDDNVDASLIWNIPMASYSTSSFLNTTDSKHKDTNIKVTSPENNRVINNKIERQDRRFPQKNQVHSRSQPNLPRLQQRPMKRPVHQQQQPITCFEDIPATPIPGVSNVTDTEFIQDTIQNLSSVYLHSQEMKSRGQLEKRQSSTQYLPLNVKEMSDLGMEDLVLVSDKKLEAVSSSRPTYLPPKSTKEKQMHEHEISKYMKMASDEQIQRKISQTKHMEEDKANHERYAHLLQRGITRKSSLFDLRKISWKTAISDELRCSIYHTILESDAQLVSSKYLENFDYLNSILDQMDFPTDKESEIKQIIEKNITTKIGYSSVKDKELTLLLKLKSISKQGLMVGDAQLFHNFLNCKSFKTLKDIWEIANLIQLTCFNDTCKDKFDSRIIDPRGITARILHSPSFKAEMTSSIMNFNTWWNIMSRIDNNLFMWIMDIIVIENCQCFTNKQINKDQLRDKNWDYYVNKYVVVNYKILASLAASVLLDYHFGFNDLKHLERIDKKFCIPLYSEDTECNIINSSFIKKWHHQYKKY
- the YPQ2 gene encoding Ypq2p (CAGL0A02508g~Ortholog(s) have basic amino acid transmembrane transporter activity, role in basic amino acid transmembrane export from vacuole and integral component of fungal-type vacuolar membrane localization); its protein translation is MSCARSLWPFISNINGSVSFLSSFVSLFPQIIETYKDKTVEGLSPLFLMCWLSGDITSLIGALMTGQLKFQIALAIYFLFNDLFVCCQYYYYGVLHENKLATVGHETVPVISSLIDDGIITVDENGLQNTDSRPETNMEGSRLSNSSIYSGSRATRSLLANALVSVKSSNAQQILSSLQVPPNAPYPGHTGRGQMGVTLSWLGASFYVGARIPQLIKNYQRKSTDGLSPFLFATTLLGNITYNISIFTSCNFLDTEDKMAFIFNELPFIFGSAGTVAFDLIYFYQYYVLYSRDNKLRELEREIYDNNEDETTPLID